The uncultured Methanomethylovorans sp. genome contains a region encoding:
- a CDS encoding DUF1699 family protein: MKIRVVSSKDEINTLNPNEKIVHFAFRPSNTDILTLIIKGPQVKALHIPTSYLKSISESTIMYLKMQGIELLKGDVWGHRKDINEYYEIPPELFDRLKQLRRDGMPEQDILEKLTRETRLGSNLIEFILKNN, translated from the coding sequence ATGAAAATAAGAGTAGTCAGTTCCAAAGACGAGATAAACACATTAAATCCAAATGAAAAGATAGTTCATTTTGCATTCAGACCATCCAATACAGATATTTTGACACTTATTATCAAGGGTCCACAGGTCAAGGCACTGCACATTCCAACTTCTTATCTGAAATCAATATCTGAATCTACAATAATGTACCTTAAAATGCAAGGTATTGAACTACTTAAGGGCGATGTGTGGGGACACCGTAAGGATATCAATGAGTATTATGAAATTCCTCCTGAGTTATTTGACCGCCTTAAACAATTGCGTAGGGATGGGATGCCAGAACAGGACATCCTTGAAAAATTGACACGAGAGACTAGATTAGGTTCAAACCTCATTGAATTTATTTTAAAGAACAACTAA
- the dnaJ gene encoding molecular chaperone DnaJ, producing MSTKRDYYEILGVSKESTEAEIKKAYRKLAMQYHPDKNKAQDAEEKFKEISEAYAVLSDEEKRAQYDKFGHAGIDGRYSQEDIFRGADFRGFEDLGDILSGIFGSGFGGFAGDIFGGGRGRRNAPMRGSDLRYDLSISLEEAATGVETTINVPRAENCETCGGTGAKAGTSPKTCSTCHGSGQITSARNTPFGRFMSTSVCNACHGNGQIIEDPCPACKGTGKVKKVKKLSVKLPKGSDNGLRLKIRGEGESGSPGAPSGDLYVMVHVQPHKTFERMGDDVLYELPISFVQAALGDEVLVPTLYGNVKMSIKQGTQTHSVLRLKGKGIPHLHGNGEGDQLIKVIVQTPKNLNSEQKELLRKFDELDKKSGKNRHSGIFEKVKDAFNS from the coding sequence ATGTCCACTAAACGTGATTATTATGAGATCCTTGGCGTTTCCAAGGAGTCTACTGAAGCCGAGATAAAAAAGGCATACAGAAAGCTTGCAATGCAATACCATCCTGACAAGAATAAAGCTCAAGATGCCGAGGAAAAATTCAAGGAGATTTCTGAAGCTTATGCTGTGCTCTCGGACGAAGAAAAAAGAGCCCAATATGATAAATTTGGTCACGCTGGTATAGATGGGCGTTATTCTCAGGAAGATATTTTCCGTGGTGCTGACTTCAGAGGCTTTGAAGATTTGGGTGATATACTCTCCGGTATCTTTGGGAGTGGTTTTGGAGGATTTGCCGGGGACATATTCGGTGGTGGAAGAGGAAGGCGCAATGCTCCTATGAGAGGATCGGACCTGCGTTATGATCTATCTATTTCATTGGAAGAAGCAGCCACTGGTGTGGAAACTACGATCAATGTTCCCAGGGCGGAGAATTGTGAGACTTGTGGAGGAACCGGCGCAAAGGCAGGTACAAGCCCCAAAACATGTTCCACATGTCATGGCAGTGGCCAGATAACCAGTGCACGCAATACTCCGTTTGGCCGTTTCATGAGTACGAGTGTTTGTAATGCATGTCATGGAAATGGTCAGATTATTGAGGACCCATGTCCTGCATGTAAAGGTACAGGTAAGGTCAAGAAGGTAAAGAAACTTTCTGTAAAATTACCTAAGGGGTCTGATAATGGGCTACGCCTGAAGATCCGGGGGGAAGGCGAATCAGGAAGTCCCGGTGCACCATCAGGTGATCTTTACGTCATGGTGCATGTGCAACCTCATAAAACCTTCGAGCGTATGGGAGACGATGTACTCTACGAGTTACCGATTTCATTTGTCCAGGCGGCTTTGGGTGATGAGGTATTGGTACCAACTCTCTACGGAAATGTAAAAATGAGCATTAAACAAGGTACACAGACACATTCTGTTCTAAGGCTCAAGGGCAAAGGGATCCCACATTTACATGGAAATGGTGAAGGCGATCAGCTTATCAAGGTTATCGTGCAAACGCCCAAGAACCTTAATTCAGAACAGAAAGAATTACTCAGGAAGTTCGATGAGCTTGATAAGAAGAGTGGTAAGAATAGGCATTCGGGCATATTTGAAAAAGTAAAAGATGCCTTTAATTCATAG